In Plodia interpunctella isolate USDA-ARS_2022_Savannah chromosome 9, ilPloInte3.2, whole genome shotgun sequence, a single genomic region encodes these proteins:
- the qin gene encoding RING finger protein 17 isoform X1, whose product MDSAKKYCPNCSQLYVLSSSNTKPNNLPLFLTCGHTMCEKCIKNIVKFGEPIECKVCHQDMALEPDNVTLITQNNVKLYEFFPLNVHMLGELYVQNLQKSEAKTSSNDCFLNLNALLKEIECAEGECLECHSMTSKMCEQCRMPLCDTCFNKTHKNFVIFKNHYLKNIAPVGVPNVCGAHNGKHLDYYCKDCEKAICMDCMMVGGTNSCKTHNTVSIQEVNEQIFEELSNISPKIDETFRRLTKTAVDVGQLLYKIENDTETSCTQTQMIADVEQHFSKLDCQLQKHKQELIDLLIKYKLSEKNSLLQARSHVADAIKKSKTVTNAITASGDPKIHKEINLTALLQTAKEVIDTPWYLTKDEVKGEPLKLLVKEELCKTITDYIRLEGKWDSCYKLQSSKELGEDIPAAPSAPVMPPELPKDVRQSSKSKQTSQSKPEAPYVAFYKNVPHYRAKSDSITSLNSISSESSYKSSIATTGDARRNQNRPVIQPVSPFPESQHPTPLLEGSQELIYISHIVEPHNFYVQRVCHQSAVKEIIRAFRNAASMLKPSVNHVAREKVYLVDNKADNMWQRCRVVDIDRKDVNKPVFKVFCFDFGSTEKVTVDELRLIPPARLHHPPPLAIHCSLSNCTPKAGGWTCDDSYLIRNIIDNKQAVIYVRQLCIVGQSLKVDCDVTTFEDGISIAHALVFHERARFVNPRLPYPEIPGIAERPTIFMNNNDLKYKSVEEVYIINVMSPDKFFVRKQHLQEVFEKLCDDLDQEYSLSDTSGSIYLPEVGMFCVVNLDRYSEAAGQAGWARCLVTETPGRGRVRVLLVDCGPSLLVHWTQLRRLRPKLATLRALAIECYLAGVTPQNKKWNPRSVALLQQYCGTELDMKVEDNRNRGSVGVSLYDRSDEENVVCVNQEMIRHKYAVSFGIYSFNQNNIVESEAITNRAPAEQKPKPEKKKSITVLQNQTSPKKKINDKDLEAKDKGPVSLEAKLLHYQSPSLIYISLVQQQQVFNELFDKIQKHYATKKSSGKGDWKVGDRCCTICSASQTWRRGLVVEIDGSNAKIFYSDFACVETVPMANLHELVPEFASIGDAAIKCHLSGVVPAVGDEWPSLTKEFLKELLDVYKRIFITKVGNFNEKDKSLPIQIWVYHVIQGGALEPDRSEWRCLNKRIIEQGLGVPDKSQEVTVPENEAEAGDMLSFLNVKGSVTEWLQLEPLPQKPDANQCEVSNESSSPECEEIAPSCSNNPNTMFITDWQPAEPLQCTEFAAIPSYVDNDGIIYLHQQTQEDTLELIRKALDVRFKAPDPKAKSAKWSTGEPCIALYYLDNKFYRGKVLEVHNEACLVQYVDYGNEELCPYENMRKSIALYQLPIQAHKCRLNRIKPAQGRWNRIALDYIHKSVVEKLCFVRVTGETQGDVTPIDLKYDKLWINDHLVEFEMAKYTDGSKAKVPMFISKAQQMLAVVESDSEPDYIVDENDTPAHTTSTSYDSFNMNSMEGKDWNQILDEEEVVKASEQCISYPQYTNEEFLCNVSVINDMNHLELSIIMDDETAAAYSQLYDDVNENGVNMSPLNGIYENKACIALFPDDEKWYRATIVQYSEAKNQIKVRYVDFGNVAVISLAEAREPAARWLTLPSAALRARTRALSADPQLSSARRARALAAALLDRGPFHAKVLGYEDSLPLVELRNTDGELACADLIVDNILLPS is encoded by the exons ATGGACTCCGCAAAAAAGTATTGTCCTAATTGCAGTCAACTTTACGTTTTGA GTTCCTCGAATACAAAACCTAACAATTTGCCTTTGTTTTTAACATGCGGGCATACTATGTGTGAAAAATGTATCAAAAACATAGTAAAATTTGGAGAACCCATTGAATGCAAGGTTTGCCATCAGGATATGGCTCTAGAGCCAGACAATGTTACATTGATTACTcagaataatgtaaaattgtatgaattttTCCCTCTTAATGTTCACATGCTTGGTGAACTGTATGTGCAGAATTTACAG aaatctGAGGCGAAAACCAGTTCAAATGATTGTTTCCTCAATTTAAATGCTTTATTGAAGGAAATTGAGTGTGCTGAAG GAGAATGTTTGGAATGTCACTCGATGACCTCAAAAATGTGTGAGCAGTGCCGCATGCCTCTTTGTGATACTTGCTTTAATAAGACtcacaaaaattttgttattttcaagaaCCACTACCTCAAGAATATAG CTCCAGTAGGTGTTCCTAATGTCTGTGGTGCCCATAATGGCAAACACCTGGACTATTATTGCAAAGATTGTGAGAAAGCCATTTGTATGGATTGCATGATGGTTGGTGGAACCAACTCATGCAAAACTCATAATACTGTGTCCATACAAGAAGTT AATGAACAGATCTTTGAAGAACTTAGTAATATTTCGCCTAAAATTGATGAAACTTTCAGAAGACTGACAAAAACTGCTGTT GATGTTGGTCAACTGctgtataaaattgaaaatgatacTGAAACATCCTGCACACAAACTCAAATGATAGCAGATGTGGAGCAACACTTCTCGAAGCTTGATTGTCAATTACAAAAGCATAAGCAGGAGCTTATAGACCTGCTCATTAAATACAAGTTGTCTGAAAAGAATTCCCTCCTTCAAGCTAGGAGTCATGTGGCAGAtgctattaaaaaatcaaaaactgtAACTAATGCGATCACAGCTTCTGGTGACCCGAAAATTCACAAAGAG ATCAATCTTACAGCACTATTGCAAACTGCAAAAGAAGTAATCGATACACCATGGTACCTAACCAAAGATGAAGTGAAAGGCGAACCATTAAA gtTGCTGGTTAAGGAAGAATTGTGCAAAACAATTACGGATTATATTCGTCTGGAAGGGAAGTGGGATTCGTGTTACAAACTTCAGTCCTCTAAAGAGTTGGGTGAGGACATACCGGCTGCTCCCTCCGCGCCCGTCATGCCCCCTGAGTTGCCTAAAg ATGTAAGGCAGTCCAGCAAGTCGAAGCAGACGAGCCAGTCGAAGCCCGAGGCGCCGTACGTGGCGTTCTACAAGAACGTGCCGCACTACCGCGCCAAGAGCGACTCCATCACCTCCCTCAACTCTATCAGCAGCGAGTCCTCGTACAAGAGCTCCATCGCCACTACTG GTGATGCTCGCCGCAACCAGAACAGACCAGTGATTCAACCAGTCTCGCCTTTTCCCGAGAGCCAACATCCTACACCTCTACTCGAAG GTTCTCAAGAGTTGATCTACATATCGCATATCGTGGAGCCCCACAACTTCTACGTGCAGAGAGTCTGCCACCAGTCTGCTGTCAAAGAGATAATTCGAGCGTTTAGAAACGCCGCGTCTATGCTCAAACCATCTGTGAACCACGTTGCAAGAG AAAAAGTATACTTAGTAGACAATAAGGCCGATAACATGTGGCAGCGTTGCCGCGTCGTCGACATCGACAGGAAGGATGTAAACAAGCCCGTCTTCAAAGTATTCTGCTTCGACTTCGGCAGCACGGAGAAGGTTACCGTTGACGA atTGCGGCTGATACCGCCAGCCAGACTGCACCACCCACCTCCGTTGGCAATCCATTGCTCTTTGTCCAACTGTACGCCCAAAGCCGGAGGTTGGACATGCGACGATTCCTACCTCATAAGAAACATTATTGACAA CAAACAAGCCGTGATCTACGTTCGCCAACTATGCATTGTCGGGCAGTCTTTGAAGGTGgactgtgacgtcacaacgttcGAGGACGGCATCAGTATTGCGCACGCGCTTGTATTCCATGAGCGCGCGCGATTTGTCAATCCTAGATTGCCg tatccTGAAATACCTGGTATCGCCGAAAGGCCAACTATTTTCATGAATAATAACGATTTGAAATACAAGTCTGTTGAAgaggtatatattataaatgttatgagCCCAGACAAATTCTTTGTGCGAAAG caaCATCTGCAAGAAGTGTTTGAAAAACTCTGTGATGATTTGGATCAAGAATACAGCTTGAGTGATACCTCGGGAAGCATCTATCTGCCCGAAGTTG GCATGTTTTGTGTGGTGAACCTAGACCGATATAGTGAGGCTGCGGGGCAAGCCGGATGGGCCCGGTGCCTGGTGACTGAGACGCCGGGGCGCGGCCGCGTGCGCGTGTTGCTGGTGGACTGCGGGCCCTCGCTGCTGGTGCACTGGACTCAGCTGCGGCGGCTGCGGCCCAAGCTGGCCACGCTGCGGGCTCTG GCCATCGAGTGCTACCTGGCGGGCGTGACGCCTCAGAACAAGAAATGGAACCCCCGCTCCGTGGCGCTGCTGCAGCAGTACTGCGGCACGGAGCTGGATATGAAGGTGGAGGACAACAGGAACCGCGGCTCCGTGGGAGTGTCGCTCTACGACAGGAGCGACGAGGAAAACGTGGTCTGCGTCAACCAGGAGATGATACGACACAAGTATGCCGTTAGCTTTGG AATTTACTCATTCAACCAAAATAACATTGTGGAAAGTGAAGCCATCACTAACAGAGCGCCCGCCGAACAAAAACCAAAGccggaaaagaaaaaaagtatcACTGTGCTTCAGAATCAGACATCGcccaaaaagaaaatcaatgaCAAAGATCTCGAAGCAAAAGACAAAGGACCAGTTTCATTAGAAGCAAAGTTGTTGCACTATCAATCTCCGTCTCTGATATACATATCGCTCGTTCAGCAGCAACAGGTGTTCAACGAATTGTTTGATAAAATCCAAAAGCAttatgcaacaaaaaaatcttccgGTAAAGGGGACTGGAAAGTCGGTGACAGATGTTGCACTATTTGCAGCGCGTCTCAAACATGGCGTCGTGGATTAGTTGTAGAAATTGACGGCTCGAATGCcaagatattttattccgATTTCGCTTGCGTTGAAACGGTTCCTATGGCCAACTTACACGAATTGGTCCCCGAGTTTGCTTCGATCGGAGACGCTGCCATCAAATGTCATTTGAGCGGTGTAGTTCCCGCCGTGGGGGACGAATGGCCGTCATTAACTAAGGAATTCTTGAAGGAACTGCTCGATGTCTACAAGAGGATATTCATAACTAAAGTGGGCAACTTCAATGAGAAAGACAAGAGCTTGCCGATCCAGATTTGGGTGTACCACGTGATCCAGGGCGGAGCCTTGGAGCCGGACAGGTCTGAATGGCGCTGCCTCAATAAGAGGATTATTGAACAAGGGCTAGGTGTGCCCGATAAGTCTCAGGAG GTGACTGTTCCTGAAAATGAAGCCGAAGCCGGCGACATGCTCTCCTTCCTAAACGTGAAGGGTTCCGTGACCGAGTGGTTGCAACTGGAGCCGTTGCCACAAAAACCCGACGCGAACCAATGCGAAGTGAGCAACGAGTCCAGCAGCCCCGAGTGCGAGGAGATAGCGCCGTCCTGCTCTAACAACCCGAACACGATGTTCATCACGGACTGGCAGCCCGCCGAGCCGCTGCAGTGCACGGAGTTCGCGGCTATACCTTC GTATGTGGACAATGACGGAATCATTTATCTCCATCAGCAGACACAAGAAGACACGCTGGAGCTGATCCGCAAGGCGCTGGACGTGCGCTTCAAGGCCCCCGACCCCAAGGCCAAGTCCGCCAAGTGGTCCACCGGGGAGCCCTGCATCGCTCTGTACTACCTCGACAACAAGTTCTACCGCGGAAAAGTCCTCGAAGTGCACAACGAGGCCTGCCTCGTTCAATACGTAGACTACGGCAACGAAGAGCTCTGCCCCTACGAAAACATGAGAAAGAGCATCGCCCTCTATCAGCTCCCCATCCAAGCTCACAAATGCCGTCTCAACCGTATTAAACCGGCGCAAGGGAGATGGAACCGCATCGCTCTTGATTACATACACAAGTCCGTCGTGGAGAAACTCTGCTTCGTGCGGGTCACTGGGGAGACGCAGGGTGACGTCACGCCCATAGACCTCAAGTACGACAAACTCTGGATCAACGATCATCTCGTCGAGTTCGAGATGGCCAAGTACACCGACGGCTCCAAGGCTAAAGTACCCATGTTCATCAGCAAGGCGCAACAAATGCTCGCTGTGGTGGAATCTGACTCCGAACCCGACTACATTGTGGACGAGAACGACACCCCCGCCCACACCACCTCCACCTCCTACGACTCCTTCAACATGAATTCCATGGAGGGCAAGGACTGGAACCAAATATTGGACGAGGAGGAAGTGGTCAAGGCGTCCGAACAATGTATCTCGTACCCTCAATACACGAACGAGGAATTTTTGTGTAACGTTTCCGTCATAAACGATATGAACCACTTGGAGCTGAGCATCATTATGGACGACGAAACGGCCGCCGCGTACTCGCAACTGTACGACGACGTGAACGAGAACGGCGTCAACATGAGCCCGCTGAACGGGATATACGAGAACAAGGCTTGCATAGCGCTCTTCCCCGACGACGAGAAGTGGTACCGGGCGACCATCGTCCAGTACAGCGAGGCGAAGAATCAGATCAAAGTGAGATACGTGGACTTCGGGAATGTAGCCGTGATATCGCTGGCAGAGGCGCGGGAGCCGGCGGCGCGCTGGTTGACGCTGCCGAGCGCGgcgctgcgcgcgcgcacgcgGGCGCTGAGTGCAGACCCGCAGCTGTCGTCCGCGCGCCGCGCGCGAGCGCTCGCCGCCGCGCTGCTCGACCGCGGGCCCTTCCACGCCAAGGTGCTGGGCTACGAGGACTCGTTGCCGCTCGTAGAGCTCCGAAACACCGACGGCGAATTGGCTTGTGCGGATCTGATCGTTGACAATATTCTCTTGCCttcttaa
- the qin gene encoding tudor domain-containing protein 1 isoform X2 gives MTSKMCEQCRMPLCDTCFNKTHKNFVIFKNHYLKNIAPVGVPNVCGAHNGKHLDYYCKDCEKAICMDCMMVGGTNSCKTHNTVSIQEVNEQIFEELSNISPKIDETFRRLTKTAVDVGQLLYKIENDTETSCTQTQMIADVEQHFSKLDCQLQKHKQELIDLLIKYKLSEKNSLLQARSHVADAIKKSKTVTNAITASGDPKIHKEINLTALLQTAKEVIDTPWYLTKDEVKGEPLKLLVKEELCKTITDYIRLEGKWDSCYKLQSSKELGEDIPAAPSAPVMPPELPKDVRQSSKSKQTSQSKPEAPYVAFYKNVPHYRAKSDSITSLNSISSESSYKSSIATTGDARRNQNRPVIQPVSPFPESQHPTPLLEGSQELIYISHIVEPHNFYVQRVCHQSAVKEIIRAFRNAASMLKPSVNHVAREKVYLVDNKADNMWQRCRVVDIDRKDVNKPVFKVFCFDFGSTEKVTVDELRLIPPARLHHPPPLAIHCSLSNCTPKAGGWTCDDSYLIRNIIDNKQAVIYVRQLCIVGQSLKVDCDVTTFEDGISIAHALVFHERARFVNPRLPYPEIPGIAERPTIFMNNNDLKYKSVEEVYIINVMSPDKFFVRKQHLQEVFEKLCDDLDQEYSLSDTSGSIYLPEVGMFCVVNLDRYSEAAGQAGWARCLVTETPGRGRVRVLLVDCGPSLLVHWTQLRRLRPKLATLRALAIECYLAGVTPQNKKWNPRSVALLQQYCGTELDMKVEDNRNRGSVGVSLYDRSDEENVVCVNQEMIRHKYAVSFGIYSFNQNNIVESEAITNRAPAEQKPKPEKKKSITVLQNQTSPKKKINDKDLEAKDKGPVSLEAKLLHYQSPSLIYISLVQQQQVFNELFDKIQKHYATKKSSGKGDWKVGDRCCTICSASQTWRRGLVVEIDGSNAKIFYSDFACVETVPMANLHELVPEFASIGDAAIKCHLSGVVPAVGDEWPSLTKEFLKELLDVYKRIFITKVGNFNEKDKSLPIQIWVYHVIQGGALEPDRSEWRCLNKRIIEQGLGVPDKSQEVTVPENEAEAGDMLSFLNVKGSVTEWLQLEPLPQKPDANQCEVSNESSSPECEEIAPSCSNNPNTMFITDWQPAEPLQCTEFAAIPSYVDNDGIIYLHQQTQEDTLELIRKALDVRFKAPDPKAKSAKWSTGEPCIALYYLDNKFYRGKVLEVHNEACLVQYVDYGNEELCPYENMRKSIALYQLPIQAHKCRLNRIKPAQGRWNRIALDYIHKSVVEKLCFVRVTGETQGDVTPIDLKYDKLWINDHLVEFEMAKYTDGSKAKVPMFISKAQQMLAVVESDSEPDYIVDENDTPAHTTSTSYDSFNMNSMEGKDWNQILDEEEVVKASEQCISYPQYTNEEFLCNVSVINDMNHLELSIIMDDETAAAYSQLYDDVNENGVNMSPLNGIYENKACIALFPDDEKWYRATIVQYSEAKNQIKVRYVDFGNVAVISLAEAREPAARWLTLPSAALRARTRALSADPQLSSARRARALAAALLDRGPFHAKVLGYEDSLPLVELRNTDGELACADLIVDNILLPS, from the exons ATGACCTCAAAAATGTGTGAGCAGTGCCGCATGCCTCTTTGTGATACTTGCTTTAATAAGACtcacaaaaattttgttattttcaagaaCCACTACCTCAAGAATATAG CTCCAGTAGGTGTTCCTAATGTCTGTGGTGCCCATAATGGCAAACACCTGGACTATTATTGCAAAGATTGTGAGAAAGCCATTTGTATGGATTGCATGATGGTTGGTGGAACCAACTCATGCAAAACTCATAATACTGTGTCCATACAAGAAGTT AATGAACAGATCTTTGAAGAACTTAGTAATATTTCGCCTAAAATTGATGAAACTTTCAGAAGACTGACAAAAACTGCTGTT GATGTTGGTCAACTGctgtataaaattgaaaatgatacTGAAACATCCTGCACACAAACTCAAATGATAGCAGATGTGGAGCAACACTTCTCGAAGCTTGATTGTCAATTACAAAAGCATAAGCAGGAGCTTATAGACCTGCTCATTAAATACAAGTTGTCTGAAAAGAATTCCCTCCTTCAAGCTAGGAGTCATGTGGCAGAtgctattaaaaaatcaaaaactgtAACTAATGCGATCACAGCTTCTGGTGACCCGAAAATTCACAAAGAG ATCAATCTTACAGCACTATTGCAAACTGCAAAAGAAGTAATCGATACACCATGGTACCTAACCAAAGATGAAGTGAAAGGCGAACCATTAAA gtTGCTGGTTAAGGAAGAATTGTGCAAAACAATTACGGATTATATTCGTCTGGAAGGGAAGTGGGATTCGTGTTACAAACTTCAGTCCTCTAAAGAGTTGGGTGAGGACATACCGGCTGCTCCCTCCGCGCCCGTCATGCCCCCTGAGTTGCCTAAAg ATGTAAGGCAGTCCAGCAAGTCGAAGCAGACGAGCCAGTCGAAGCCCGAGGCGCCGTACGTGGCGTTCTACAAGAACGTGCCGCACTACCGCGCCAAGAGCGACTCCATCACCTCCCTCAACTCTATCAGCAGCGAGTCCTCGTACAAGAGCTCCATCGCCACTACTG GTGATGCTCGCCGCAACCAGAACAGACCAGTGATTCAACCAGTCTCGCCTTTTCCCGAGAGCCAACATCCTACACCTCTACTCGAAG GTTCTCAAGAGTTGATCTACATATCGCATATCGTGGAGCCCCACAACTTCTACGTGCAGAGAGTCTGCCACCAGTCTGCTGTCAAAGAGATAATTCGAGCGTTTAGAAACGCCGCGTCTATGCTCAAACCATCTGTGAACCACGTTGCAAGAG AAAAAGTATACTTAGTAGACAATAAGGCCGATAACATGTGGCAGCGTTGCCGCGTCGTCGACATCGACAGGAAGGATGTAAACAAGCCCGTCTTCAAAGTATTCTGCTTCGACTTCGGCAGCACGGAGAAGGTTACCGTTGACGA atTGCGGCTGATACCGCCAGCCAGACTGCACCACCCACCTCCGTTGGCAATCCATTGCTCTTTGTCCAACTGTACGCCCAAAGCCGGAGGTTGGACATGCGACGATTCCTACCTCATAAGAAACATTATTGACAA CAAACAAGCCGTGATCTACGTTCGCCAACTATGCATTGTCGGGCAGTCTTTGAAGGTGgactgtgacgtcacaacgttcGAGGACGGCATCAGTATTGCGCACGCGCTTGTATTCCATGAGCGCGCGCGATTTGTCAATCCTAGATTGCCg tatccTGAAATACCTGGTATCGCCGAAAGGCCAACTATTTTCATGAATAATAACGATTTGAAATACAAGTCTGTTGAAgaggtatatattataaatgttatgagCCCAGACAAATTCTTTGTGCGAAAG caaCATCTGCAAGAAGTGTTTGAAAAACTCTGTGATGATTTGGATCAAGAATACAGCTTGAGTGATACCTCGGGAAGCATCTATCTGCCCGAAGTTG GCATGTTTTGTGTGGTGAACCTAGACCGATATAGTGAGGCTGCGGGGCAAGCCGGATGGGCCCGGTGCCTGGTGACTGAGACGCCGGGGCGCGGCCGCGTGCGCGTGTTGCTGGTGGACTGCGGGCCCTCGCTGCTGGTGCACTGGACTCAGCTGCGGCGGCTGCGGCCCAAGCTGGCCACGCTGCGGGCTCTG GCCATCGAGTGCTACCTGGCGGGCGTGACGCCTCAGAACAAGAAATGGAACCCCCGCTCCGTGGCGCTGCTGCAGCAGTACTGCGGCACGGAGCTGGATATGAAGGTGGAGGACAACAGGAACCGCGGCTCCGTGGGAGTGTCGCTCTACGACAGGAGCGACGAGGAAAACGTGGTCTGCGTCAACCAGGAGATGATACGACACAAGTATGCCGTTAGCTTTGG AATTTACTCATTCAACCAAAATAACATTGTGGAAAGTGAAGCCATCACTAACAGAGCGCCCGCCGAACAAAAACCAAAGccggaaaagaaaaaaagtatcACTGTGCTTCAGAATCAGACATCGcccaaaaagaaaatcaatgaCAAAGATCTCGAAGCAAAAGACAAAGGACCAGTTTCATTAGAAGCAAAGTTGTTGCACTATCAATCTCCGTCTCTGATATACATATCGCTCGTTCAGCAGCAACAGGTGTTCAACGAATTGTTTGATAAAATCCAAAAGCAttatgcaacaaaaaaatcttccgGTAAAGGGGACTGGAAAGTCGGTGACAGATGTTGCACTATTTGCAGCGCGTCTCAAACATGGCGTCGTGGATTAGTTGTAGAAATTGACGGCTCGAATGCcaagatattttattccgATTTCGCTTGCGTTGAAACGGTTCCTATGGCCAACTTACACGAATTGGTCCCCGAGTTTGCTTCGATCGGAGACGCTGCCATCAAATGTCATTTGAGCGGTGTAGTTCCCGCCGTGGGGGACGAATGGCCGTCATTAACTAAGGAATTCTTGAAGGAACTGCTCGATGTCTACAAGAGGATATTCATAACTAAAGTGGGCAACTTCAATGAGAAAGACAAGAGCTTGCCGATCCAGATTTGGGTGTACCACGTGATCCAGGGCGGAGCCTTGGAGCCGGACAGGTCTGAATGGCGCTGCCTCAATAAGAGGATTATTGAACAAGGGCTAGGTGTGCCCGATAAGTCTCAGGAG GTGACTGTTCCTGAAAATGAAGCCGAAGCCGGCGACATGCTCTCCTTCCTAAACGTGAAGGGTTCCGTGACCGAGTGGTTGCAACTGGAGCCGTTGCCACAAAAACCCGACGCGAACCAATGCGAAGTGAGCAACGAGTCCAGCAGCCCCGAGTGCGAGGAGATAGCGCCGTCCTGCTCTAACAACCCGAACACGATGTTCATCACGGACTGGCAGCCCGCCGAGCCGCTGCAGTGCACGGAGTTCGCGGCTATACCTTC GTATGTGGACAATGACGGAATCATTTATCTCCATCAGCAGACACAAGAAGACACGCTGGAGCTGATCCGCAAGGCGCTGGACGTGCGCTTCAAGGCCCCCGACCCCAAGGCCAAGTCCGCCAAGTGGTCCACCGGGGAGCCCTGCATCGCTCTGTACTACCTCGACAACAAGTTCTACCGCGGAAAAGTCCTCGAAGTGCACAACGAGGCCTGCCTCGTTCAATACGTAGACTACGGCAACGAAGAGCTCTGCCCCTACGAAAACATGAGAAAGAGCATCGCCCTCTATCAGCTCCCCATCCAAGCTCACAAATGCCGTCTCAACCGTATTAAACCGGCGCAAGGGAGATGGAACCGCATCGCTCTTGATTACATACACAAGTCCGTCGTGGAGAAACTCTGCTTCGTGCGGGTCACTGGGGAGACGCAGGGTGACGTCACGCCCATAGACCTCAAGTACGACAAACTCTGGATCAACGATCATCTCGTCGAGTTCGAGATGGCCAAGTACACCGACGGCTCCAAGGCTAAAGTACCCATGTTCATCAGCAAGGCGCAACAAATGCTCGCTGTGGTGGAATCTGACTCCGAACCCGACTACATTGTGGACGAGAACGACACCCCCGCCCACACCACCTCCACCTCCTACGACTCCTTCAACATGAATTCCATGGAGGGCAAGGACTGGAACCAAATATTGGACGAGGAGGAAGTGGTCAAGGCGTCCGAACAATGTATCTCGTACCCTCAATACACGAACGAGGAATTTTTGTGTAACGTTTCCGTCATAAACGATATGAACCACTTGGAGCTGAGCATCATTATGGACGACGAAACGGCCGCCGCGTACTCGCAACTGTACGACGACGTGAACGAGAACGGCGTCAACATGAGCCCGCTGAACGGGATATACGAGAACAAGGCTTGCATAGCGCTCTTCCCCGACGACGAGAAGTGGTACCGGGCGACCATCGTCCAGTACAGCGAGGCGAAGAATCAGATCAAAGTGAGATACGTGGACTTCGGGAATGTAGCCGTGATATCGCTGGCAGAGGCGCGGGAGCCGGCGGCGCGCTGGTTGACGCTGCCGAGCGCGgcgctgcgcgcgcgcacgcgGGCGCTGAGTGCAGACCCGCAGCTGTCGTCCGCGCGCCGCGCGCGAGCGCTCGCCGCCGCGCTGCTCGACCGCGGGCCCTTCCACGCCAAGGTGCTGGGCTACGAGGACTCGTTGCCGCTCGTAGAGCTCCGAAACACCGACGGCGAATTGGCTTGTGCGGATCTGATCGTTGACAATATTCTCTTGCCttcttaa